A window of Desulfolucanica intricata genomic DNA:
GTTAGTAAAGATGAAGAATATCTGGAAAGAAGAACTTATATAAACAGACATGAAAAGCATATTTCTCAAATTTTTCTTAGTTATGTCCGTTTGTAATAAAATAAGAAAAATTACTAACCATGGCGATAGCCATGGTTAGTAATTTTAGGGTATATAGATTTTGTTTTATTATCGGGCTCATATTTGAGTTATGTATTTAAACTAATATGTTTGACTTTAATGTTTTTGTCTTTCCATAAGTATTGAATTACTTTAGTTGCTTTTTCGGCATCCCCGCTGGTAAAGAACTTTACCCACCCGCCCTTGGTAGCAGAAGTAGTCAATTCGTAACGGTTGATTATTCTGTTTACCTGCCTGGCTACGGCTTCGCCGGTATCTAAAATCATTATTTCCGGGCCCACCAGTTCTAGTATTGTAGATCGTAAAAAGGGATAGTGGGTACACCCTAAAACGATGGTGTCACTTCCTTGAGCTAATATAGGATTTAAATAACGGTTCAGTAAGGACTTTGTTTCCGGGCCTTCCAATTTTCCCTCTTCGACTAATTCTACCAGCCCGGGACAGGGTTGGGTATATACTTCAACTCCGCTGCCGAAACGTCTAACTAATGAAGCAAACCTTTCTCCGGACAAAGTTACTTCTGTAGCCATGATTCCGATTTTTCCGCTGCGGGATTTTTCGGCTGCCGGTTTAATAGCCGGTTCCACTCCGACAATCGGTACGGTGTACCGTTGGCGAAGTATATCAAGACCGGCTACTGAAGTGGTGTTGCTGGCTACGACTATTAACTTTACACCCTGTTCTATTAAAAAATCACAGATATTAATGCAGCGAGCCCGGATAACGTTCGGTGGCTTTACTCCGTAAGGGCAATATGCCGAGTCAGCAAAATAAATCATATTTTCTTTCGGGAGCAACCGGCGTACTTCATTCATGATGGACAGGCCGCCGACACCGGAATCAAAAAAACCAATCGGGGCCGGGTTTGTCATATAGGATTCACCTCTGATATTAATACAACTATTTGATTTGATTGAAAGAAGCTAACTTTAATATTATAACGCGTCCAACAAGTTATTAGCAACTAATGTTTGGGACTAAAAAGTAAATACCTTAATTTATACTACTATAGGTTAAAATTTATCCAATCTATTTTTTAACTCCATTGATAATTATGGGTTAAATTGAAACAAATGGTAACAGATATGGTAAATATTGAATAGAATGGTATATAAATATAAAGGGGGAATGAATAATGTCGAAGTGGGACAAA
This region includes:
- the murI gene encoding glutamate racemase; its protein translation is MTNPAPIGFFDSGVGGLSIMNEVRRLLPKENMIYFADSAYCPYGVKPPNVIRARCINICDFLIEQGVKLIVVASNTTSVAGLDILRQRYTVPIVGVEPAIKPAAEKSRSGKIGIMATEVTLSGERFASLVRRFGSGVEVYTQPCPGLVELVEEGKLEGPETKSLLNRYLNPILAQGSDTIVLGCTHYPFLRSTILELVGPEIMILDTGEAVARQVNRIINRYELTTSATKGGWVKFFTSGDAEKATKVIQYLWKDKNIKVKHISLNT